In Colletotrichum lupini chromosome 6, complete sequence, a single window of DNA contains:
- a CDS encoding Dor1-like family protein: MADVLLDLLDARQSTSLDTDANALFNPTTRSTKLAYLSHLADQSPEALASTEPQSLAQTSHSLLLSLQGVSKRSHKSIIDSASNHTGLTRALPTLVADTADLRNAIPKLESEALRFSTIYSKSRDNEDLAERKRALLLLRNVERLVDVLELPTLLSSAINTVPANYASALDLNAHIRRLHGLYSSSPLVDLVSQQADEAIVKMTADLIAALKSPGLKLAASLRTISWLRRVLPDMSSMSSTSRGSQEHTLSLLFLCCRVATLDATLGALQPLRELADDERQRQLSANQQSWSGGQQTEKYLKRYVEIFREQSFSVVSMFKSIFPSTGYQTGTTYDDEDPFRPMPSTLSTFPLHLVEMLLETLTIYLPVVKDQAARDSILTQVLYCSGSLGRLGGDFGMLLATLGDEHEVTKQSEWVDIVKKHRLLSGRLESVIGDFKATGAKEARMTTKAEGRVEGRVDGRVDGRVEGKVEGESTKRKIISTS, encoded by the exons ATGGCTGATGTTCTCCTTGATTTACTCGATGCTCGGCAGTCTACGAGCCTCGATACCGACGCCAATGCTCTGTTCAACCCGACAACTAGGTCAACCAAGCTCGCATACCTGTCCCACCTCGCTGATCAGAGTCCGGAAGCACTAGCCTCGACTGAGCCTCAATCCCTGGCCCAGACATCACATTCACTTCTCCTCTCGCTCCAAGGGGTCTCAAAGCGCTCTCACAAATCCATCATCGACTCGGCTTCAAACCACACTGGCCTGACCCGCGCATTGCCCACTCTTGTTGCAGACACGGCAGACCTGCGCAATGCCATTCCCAAGCTCGAATCAGAGGCCCTGCGCTTTTCCACCATCTACAGTAAATCCAGGGACAACGAGGACTTGGCCGAAAGGAAACGCGCCTTACTGCTACTACGCAATGTTGAACGTCTCGTCGACGTGCTGGAACTTCCTACCCTCCTCTCTTCCGCCATCAATACTGTTCCTGCTAATTACGCGTCCGCTCTCGATCTCAATGCCCACATTCGGAGACTTCATGGCTTGTATTCATCTTCGCCGCTGGTCGACCTCGTTTCCCAACAAGCTGACGAGGCCATCGTGAAGATGACGGCCGATCTCATCGCTGCGCTCAAGTCCCCTGGACTCAAGCTGGCCGCATCACTGCGAACGATCAGCTGGCTCAGAAGAGTGCTTCCGGACATGTCTTCAATGAGCTCCACGAGCCGCGGTTCTCAGGAACACACCCTCTCACTACTTTTCCTCTGTTGCCGCGTAGCCACCTTGGACGCTACCTTGGGGGCTTTACAACCCCTTCGTGAGCTAGCTGATGACGAGAGGCAGAGGCAACTGAGCGCCAATCAACAGTCCTGGTCAGGCGGGCAGCAGACAGAAAAGTATCTCAAACGCTATGTCGAGATCTTCCGTGAGCAGAGCTTCAGCGTTGTCTCCATGTTCAAGAGCATATTTCCCAGCACTGGATATCAGACCGGAACTACTTACGACGACGAGGATCCTTTTAGACCCATGCCATCAACGCTATCGACATTCCCACTTCATCTTGTGGAGATGCTTCTCGAAACCTTGACAATATATCTTCCGGTTGTGAAAGACCAAGCAGCAAGGGATAGTATCCTCACTCAAGTTTTGTACTGTTCAGGGAGTTTGGGCAGGCTCGGAGGTGATTTTGGGATGCTCTTGGCAACCTTGGGGGACGAACACGAAGTAACGAAACAGTCTGAATGGGTTGACATAGTCAAGAAGCACCGATTACTTTCTGGGCGCCTTGAATCGGTTATCGGCGACTTCAAGGCGACAGGGGCCAAAGAGGC GAGGATGACTACAAAGGCGGAAGGCAGGGTCGAAGGCAGGGTCGATGGCAGGGTCGATGGCAGGGTCGAAGGCAAGGTGGAAGGCGAGTCCACAAAGCGGAAAATCATCTCCACCTCTTGA
- a CDS encoding alkaline phytoceramidase, with protein MASSPLFQALRVAYNDDSPEGYWGEKTSTLNFCEEDYVVSYYCAEVCNTLTNLLFLWLGFKGVHNCVSQGHPRIFLVAYLGYVIVGLGSTAFHTSLKCSSSLLAQDIFCYLHAEYWTDKITWLDPMQLIDELSMIYTTCLMVFATFSFSKSSRFSVLLGGGLVLLAGLITSYYHITKDPAFHQACYAALTATVVLRSLYVMETQLRPVLARRNKDKADLILKTMWIMVGTGLLERPQTIHVLTTTLHGAYGYADVSRAAKMMPGASIQRGPPGTVSLLHQVNMSIPNQALEKLIREIESQAIVAQQQIGQARTQMTAKQREMRMVRLTLDEVSTLPSNLNVYEGVGKMFVALPTPQLTQKLEGQIKDREGEVEKLSQKLHYLETTYKNSRQHIDQMLKAQS; from the exons ATGGCTTCATCTCCACTGTTCCAGGCCTTGCGTGTGGCGTACAATGATGATTCTCCAGAGGGCTACTGGGGAGAAAAAACCTCAACTCTGAATTTTTGCGAAGAG GACTATGTAGTTTCTTATTACTGTGCTGAAGTTTGCAAT ACCTTGACCAACCTCTTGTTCCTGTGGCTTGGCTTCAAAGGCGTACATAATTGCGTATCTCAGGGCCACCCACGCATTTTCCTAGTCGCATATCTCGGATACGTTATCGTTGGACTGGGCTCTACGGCCTTCCACACATCCTTGAAGTGTTCGTCCTCACTCCTCGCTCAGGACATCTTCTGCTATCTGCACGCGGAGTACTGGACTGACAAAATTACTTGGCTAGACCCTATGCAGCTTATCGACGAGCTATCCATGATATACACCACGTGTCTCATGGTCTTTGCAACATTTTCATTCTCCAAGTCTAGCAGATTTTCGGTCTTGTTGGGCGGCGGTCTCGTCCTCTTGGCTGGTCTTATCACG TCCTACTACCACATCACCAAAGATCCGGCTTTCCACCAGGCCTGCTATGCAGCGTTGACAGCAACG GTTGTTTTACGCAGCTTGTATGTCATGGAGACGCAGCTGCGGCCAGTTCTGGCACGAAGGAACAAGGACAAGGCCGATCTCATTCTCAAAACCATGTGGATCATGGTTGGAACAGGTCTCTTGGAACGGCCCCAAACCATACACGTT CTTACTACTACATTACATGGGGCATATGGCTACGCAGATGTCTCGAGGGCCGCGAAGATGA TGCCAGGGGCATCGATACAACGTGGCCCGCCAGGAACCGTCTCATTGTTACATCAAGTCAACATGTCTATCCCGAACCAAGCGCTTGAAAAG CTGATCCGAGAAATCGAAAGCCAAGCAATCGTGGCCCAGCAGCAGATTGGCCAGGCACGCACACAGATGACGGCAAAGCAACGAGAAATGCGCATGGTCCGTCTGACGCTTGATGAGGTTTCCACCTTGCCCTCAAACTTGAACGTCTACGAAGGTGTCGGCAAGAT GTTCGTCGCGTTACCCACCCCGCAGCTTACACAAAAGCTGGAGGGTCAAATCAAGGATAGGGAGGGCGAGGTTGAGAAGCTGAGCCAGAAGCTGCACTACCTGGAGACAACGTACAAGAACAGCCGGCAGCACATTGACCAGATGCTCAAGGCGCAGTCATGA
- a CDS encoding M protein repeat protein, whose translation MAAPAKSTRWGSFLQQAVAGVEARLDNMLAEGENGAIPPQAPQSATASTTAPSKDQQISQPRSSTSSRTNDRLQERLAKAIAAKNTQPSDARSITSDSQSARPSADGGRPGAGSLPKRGADTTSLANTLTPVAVLTEAAVHNNTVQNEGDLVEASKEDPLDSQRAPNSPERSRDSEAQQDSVSAAPSPQPELETATTFTGNRLECKDCAVLHAQVEALEARAEQSAKEQQEEMHRYVEQFESMQAKLQFLARDATDAARTSAAAAGAGSHERILAERDMKITALMDEGRNLAATEQKHRVIIRKLRAQIAGDEKTLGELRARQEKLIADMETLRPRASRVEELEQSNQELQIKSNGMQDELSALRDEVSTNKSTMQRLRDDLRRASDQATSAVGKANEEALTAEKRRVKDLEDTVAALQLERSLIADRAKESAAEAEAKAARAAERARAKELEMKGELQAMEGKLEAMRALAEEASSGAVGDSQVKLLRQVETLQTQHAIAAENWQGIEASLVARVANLERERDDALRRESDMRKKARETATRCKRQDEELQELTSRFPNYQRDIESVQARNETLQKRAESAEAALSQVRLDLEKQQAAWKNETVEPDRRPWLEDHLPGPGSRVQSRPDSPLLSVPTRTMSNDLLLLHSVSGKGRKISTPTSGTDGFQEGSQLGRRLSSQPPARPPMLPSGSSLPVAPSITSFELPPDSLPTPTSYAGDKDDLFDGVETSSSPRQMMHDMVSVSTVGAGPSVQLVERMSAAIRRLEAEKVTSREELARISGQRDEARAEIVSLMKELESSKTASKRVTELEGQVEDLNSRYQTTLELLGEKSELVEELRADVQDVKAMYRDLVERTIK comes from the exons ATGGCAGCTCCCGCAAAGTCGACGCGTTGGGGCTCTTTCCTTCAGCAGGCTGTTGCCGGCGTCGAGGCCCGTCTCGATAACATGCTTGCTGAGGGAGAGAATGGAGCTATCCCACCGCAAGCTCCCCAGTCTGCTACGGCTTCTACCACGGCTCCCTCCAAGGACCAGCAAATAA GCCAGCCTCGATCCTCAACGAGTAGCCGTACCAACGACCGCCTACAAGAGCGTCTTGCAAAGGCCATTGCCGCTAAAAACACCCAGCCGTCCGATGCCCGTAGCATAACGTCAGACTCCCAGAGTGCTCGACCGAGCGCTGATGGCGGCCGTCCAGGAGCCGGTTCGCTTCCAAAACGGGGTGCTGATACTACTAGCCTGGCAAACACTCTAACGCCGGTAGCAGTCCTGACTGAGGCCGCCGTACACAATAACACCGTGCAGAATGAGGGCGATCTCGTTGAGGCTTCCAAAGAAGATCCTCTGGACAGCCAGCGAGCTCCGAATTCGCCAGAGAGGAGCCGAGACTCGGAGGCTCAACAAGACAGTGTCTCCGCCGCCCCCAGCCCCCAGCCAGAACTCGAGACGGCCACCACCTTCACTGGCAACCGTCTCGAATGCAAGGATTGTGCGGTACTCCATGCACAGGTCGAGGCTCTGGAAGCTAGGGCAGAACAGTCAGCAAAAGAGCAACAGGAGGAGATGCATCGCTATGTCGAACAGTTTGAGTCCATGCAGGCAAAGCTGCAATTCCTGGCACGGGATGCTACAGACGCCGCACGAACGTCTGCAGCGGCGGCAGGTGCGGGGAGTCACGAGCGAATACTTGCCGAAAGGGACATGAAGATTACGGCTCTTATGGACGAAGGCCGGAATTTGGCCGCTACGGAGCAGAAACATCGGGTCATTATCAGGAAACTCAGGGCGCAGATCGCAGGCGACGAGAAAACTTTGGGAGAGCTACGTGCTCGTCAAGAAAAGCTAATTGCCGACATGGAGACTCTGCGGCCCCGAGCCAGCCGCGTTGAGGAACTTGAACAGTCGAACCAAGAACTGCAGATCAAATCCAACGGAATGCAAGATGAACTAAGCGCGTTGCGCGATGAAGTGTCAACTAACAAATCAACAATGCAGAGGCTACGGGATGATCTCCGGAGGGCCTCTGACCAGGCTACTTCCGCTGTAGGTAAAGCGAACGAGGAGGCGCTGACCGCCGAGAAACGCCGCGTCAAAGACCTTGAAGATACCGTTGCTGCATTGCAGCTAGAGCGAAGCCTCATCGCTGACCGGGCAAAGGAAAGTGCAGCAGAGGCAGAAGCAAAAGCAGCGCGCGCCGCCGAACGCGCCCGTGCCAAGGAACTCGAGATGAAGGGGGAGCTTCAAGCAATGGAGGGGAAGCTGGAGGCGATGCGTGCGCTAGCAGAAGAAGCTTCCTCTGGCGCTGTGGGTGATTCTCAAGTCAAACTTCTGCGTCAAGTGGAAACACTGCAGACGCAGCATGCCATTGCTGCCGAAAATTGGCAGGGTATCGAGGCCAGTTTGGTCGCAAGGGTAGCCAACCTTGAGCGCGAGAGGGATGATGCTCTGCGACGCGAATCAGACATGCGGAAAAAGGCTAGAGAGACT GCAACCCGATGCAAACGCCAGGATGAGGAGCTCCAAGAGCTCACGAGCAGGTTTCCAAACTACCAACGGGATATCGAGAGTGTTCAAGCTCGTAATGAGACGCTGCAGAAAAGAGCAGAGAGCGCCGAGGCAGCGCTATCTCAGGTGAGGCTCGACCTCGAAAAGCAGCAGGCAGCTTGGAAGAATGAAACCGTTGAGCCCGACCGTCGGCCTTGGCTGGAAGACCACTTACCTGGTCCTGGATCTAGAGTTCAGAGTCGCCCAGACTCGCCTTTGCTCTCCGTACCTACGCGTACGATGAGTAATGACCTGCTACTTCTGCACAGTGTATCTGGCAAGGGTCGTAAGATATCGACCCCGACTAGCGGAACAGACGGCTTCCAAGAGGGTTCACAGCTGGGGAGAAGACTGTCAAGCCAGCCTCCAGCAAGACCGCCCATGCTGCCCAGCGGCTCCAGTTTACCGGTTGCGCCGTCCATTACTTCGTTTGAGTTGCCTCCAGACTCGTTGCCTACGCCCACATCCTACGCAGGCGACAAGGACGATTTGTTTGACGGCGTAGAAACATCGTCTTCACCTCGCCAAATGATGCATGATATGGTTTCTGTGTCAACGGTTGGTGCAGGGCCTTCGGTGCAGCTGGTCGAAAGAATGAGTGCGGCCATTCGTCGTTTGGAAGCGGAGAAAGTAACGTCCCGAGAAGAGCTGGCGCGCATATCGGGACAAAGAGACGAAGCTAGAGCCGAGATTGTTTCCTTGATGAAGGAACTGGAGTCGAGCAAGACGGCTTCAAAACGGGTGACCGAGTTGGAGGGACAGGTTGAGGATTTGAACTCGAGATACCAGACAACACTAGAATTACTCGGGGAGAAGAGCGAGCTAGTAGAGGAGTTGCGGGCTGACGTGCAGGATGTCAAGGCCATGTATCGAGACTTAGTAGAACGCACCATCAAATAA